A portion of the Natronococcus sp. AD-5 genome contains these proteins:
- a CDS encoding universal stress protein has product MVYPDTSAERAVEEVERKCREEGIDAITEIRKGEPSQEILAYSEENDIDVIVGGTHGRSGLDHVTIGSVAERVVRGAPIPVLTVRSEN; this is encoded by the coding sequence ATCGTATATCCAGATACATCAGCAGAACGTGCGGTCGAAGAGGTCGAACGGAAGTGCCGTGAAGAAGGAATCGACGCGATTACAGAAATCCGAAAGGGAGAGCCATCACAGGAAATTTTGGCTTATAGCGAGGAAAACGATATCGACGTCATCGTAGGGGGTACTCACGGGAGATCCGGACTGGACCACGTTACAATTGGAAGCGTCGCAGAACGAGTTGTTCGCGGCGCGCCGATACCCGTTTTGACGGTTCGATCGGAAAACTGA
- a CDS encoding DUF2339 domain-containing protein, protein MSDDGDLTAEVRRLRSEVEALQQRVATLEEATEIGPAADASRSEAGESPVESDIAPSSDEATTPGENRDRTRNWERDFGMKWLGLIGGVALVVGIVFFVRLAIEAGVLGPHGRVMIGTIGGLALVGGGRFAAERQGYVRWGRITAGVGLAITYFSLYAAYGFEEYRTAIGTPLWIVLLALTVLVAGTVVMSVRDRAPVVAGEAFLLGYVTAYLSLDVETFVVTPAYALLLAVGLVAIAWVRPWSRLVAASVLPTYGVIWAWIVDLDPIAPLVAGVVVAAFGIYLVGGYVLRASELDDRWRRLQIRSCPVLNAGTAALVLELTAREWFPDVSIEGVAVGAVGFTLVGVYAFTARRPVRRNETAGTLAVVLVASSVVIAAETFTATVGLLAVVCSAVAIASLVDAEAFRTGAHIVAIGTVIKILIVDSRALPAVDPADPLTVATGRAATFALGIGVFYGLARRFRKESPPLSNTDRKLTLAAPYAWAGTGLTIVILGLELSDVGVSIAWAVFGLVLVGVGLITAVRGLRLQGVTVFGLVTTKVFLYDTQDLDMFARTLSFLVLGGILLAASYAYARWQGEDPLHRLTED, encoded by the coding sequence ATGAGCGACGATGGTGACCTCACGGCGGAGGTACGACGGCTCCGTTCGGAGGTCGAAGCTCTCCAACAGCGCGTCGCTACGTTGGAGGAGGCGACCGAAATCGGACCGGCAGCCGACGCGTCTCGATCTGAGGCCGGGGAGTCACCCGTCGAATCCGACATCGCTCCGTCGTCGGACGAGGCGACCACTCCGGGTGAGAATCGCGATCGAACTCGGAATTGGGAACGCGATTTCGGAATGAAGTGGTTAGGGCTGATCGGCGGCGTAGCGCTGGTCGTCGGCATCGTCTTCTTCGTCCGTTTGGCCATCGAAGCCGGAGTACTCGGGCCACACGGGCGCGTGATGATCGGCACCATCGGCGGGCTAGCGCTCGTTGGCGGCGGTCGATTCGCTGCAGAGAGACAGGGCTACGTTCGATGGGGGCGTATTACGGCTGGCGTCGGCCTCGCGATCACGTACTTCAGCCTCTATGCGGCGTACGGGTTCGAGGAGTACCGAACCGCCATCGGGACGCCGTTGTGGATCGTCCTGCTGGCGTTGACCGTCCTCGTCGCCGGTACCGTCGTGATGTCGGTTCGGGACCGCGCTCCGGTCGTCGCCGGTGAAGCGTTCTTGCTGGGCTACGTGACCGCCTATCTCAGCCTCGACGTCGAAACGTTCGTCGTGACACCCGCCTACGCATTACTCCTCGCGGTCGGACTCGTCGCCATCGCTTGGGTTCGGCCGTGGAGCCGGCTCGTCGCTGCCAGCGTGCTCCCCACTTACGGCGTCATCTGGGCCTGGATCGTCGATCTCGATCCAATTGCACCCCTCGTCGCTGGCGTCGTCGTCGCCGCCTTCGGGATTTACCTCGTCGGCGGGTACGTACTCCGAGCGAGCGAGTTGGACGACCGATGGCGCCGCCTCCAGATCCGATCGTGTCCCGTACTCAATGCTGGGACTGCCGCGTTGGTGCTCGAACTGACGGCTCGAGAGTGGTTCCCGGACGTCTCTATCGAGGGGGTCGCAGTCGGTGCCGTCGGGTTTACCCTCGTCGGCGTCTATGCGTTCACCGCCCGGCGACCAGTTCGGCGAAATGAGACGGCTGGAACGCTCGCAGTTGTCCTGGTAGCGAGTAGCGTCGTCATAGCAGCCGAAACGTTCACCGCAACTGTTGGTCTTCTCGCGGTAGTCTGCAGCGCGGTTGCTATCGCTTCGCTCGTCGATGCCGAAGCGTTCCGAACCGGTGCCCACATCGTCGCCATCGGGACCGTCATCAAGATCCTTATCGTGGATTCCAGGGCGCTTCCTGCGGTCGATCCCGCAGATCCGCTGACGGTCGCGACTGGCAGGGCCGCCACGTTCGCGTTGGGGATCGGTGTTTTCTACGGACTCGCGCGGCGGTTCCGTAAGGAAAGTCCACCGCTGTCGAACACCGATCGGAAACTCACGCTGGCTGCTCCGTACGCGTGGGCCGGCACCGGGCTCACGATCGTCATTCTGGGATTGGAGCTCTCGGATGTCGGTGTCTCGATCGCCTGGGCGGTATTCGGGCTCGTTCTCGTGGGAGTCGGCCTCATCACTGCCGTTCGCGGTCTTCGACTTCAGGGTGTCACCGTCTTCGGTCTCGTGACCACGAAGGTATTCCTGTACGATACGCAGGATTTAGATATGTTCGCTCGAACGCTTTCGTTCCTCGTTCTCGGGGGGATTCTTCTGGCTGCTTCGTACGCGTATGCACGGTGGCAAGGTGAGGATCCGCTACATCGTCTCACCGAGGATTGA
- a CDS encoding DUF302 domain-containing protein, which translates to MTDKDTYQLVRELVKKGLHPVIDRLGIETAIRVATPVSVSDAEAALRESLAEEGLEILAEVDVQDIHHHYNLEYPEFKILCVGDREQLEAGMEIDPGLGAFVPLSVIVYDLDGETRVSAIRPTTLLALFTDDGLRRVIRETEAALWRALTAGVPDAELRSEEPPLAPGEEQTRARIKGALNLVLTLVDAEYSIHVSSPLPRDQVEAELRDALDRRGQKVLGEVGDTLLVGNPGQAHKALAIDPDVAVFVPLSVTITEADAETHVRTVRPSTLLAFFDDPDLREILQEMELLLWNALTEGVPDATVYSRQPPLPPSGGQRTTAANLPGRLGSVDRSK; encoded by the coding sequence ATGACAGACAAGGACACCTATCAGCTCGTTCGCGAGCTGGTCAAGAAGGGGCTCCACCCGGTGATCGATCGTCTCGGTATCGAGACGGCTATCCGTGTCGCGACGCCCGTCTCCGTTTCGGATGCCGAAGCGGCCCTCCGCGAGTCCCTCGCGGAGGAAGGGCTCGAGATACTGGCGGAGGTAGACGTTCAGGACATTCATCACCACTACAACCTCGAGTACCCCGAGTTCAAAATCCTCTGCGTTGGCGACCGGGAGCAGTTGGAGGCGGGGATGGAGATCGATCCGGGGCTCGGCGCGTTCGTGCCGCTGTCGGTGATCGTCTACGACCTCGACGGGGAGACGCGGGTGAGCGCGATTCGACCGACGACGCTGCTCGCGCTGTTTACCGACGACGGCCTCCGACGGGTCATTCGGGAGACCGAGGCGGCCCTCTGGCGGGCGCTCACGGCGGGCGTTCCCGACGCCGAACTCCGCAGCGAGGAGCCCCCGCTCGCGCCCGGCGAGGAGCAAACTCGAGCGCGGATCAAGGGGGCGCTCAACCTCGTGCTCACGCTGGTCGACGCCGAGTACAGCATCCACGTCTCGAGTCCGCTCCCGCGAGACCAGGTCGAAGCAGAGCTGCGCGACGCCCTGGATCGCCGCGGACAGAAGGTCCTCGGCGAGGTCGGCGACACGCTGCTGGTCGGGAACCCGGGTCAGGCACACAAGGCGCTCGCGATCGACCCCGATGTCGCCGTCTTCGTTCCGCTGTCGGTGACGATCACCGAAGCGGACGCCGAGACGCACGTGCGAACCGTCCGGCCCTCAACGCTACTGGCGTTCTTCGACGATCCCGATCTCAGAGAGATCCTGCAGGAGATGGAGCTCCTGCTCTGGAACGCGCTCACCGAGGGCGTCCCGGACGCGACGGTCTACAGCCGGCAGCCCCCGCTTCCGCCGAGCGGCGGGCAACGCACCACCGCGGCCAACCTGCCGGGGCGGCTGGGATCGGTCGACCGATCCAAGTGA
- the glmS gene encoding glutamine--fructose-6-phosphate transaminase (isomerizing), with product MCGIIGYTGDDGSTLDVLLTGLEGLEYRGYDSAGVALADSSIAVHKREGEVKALEEALPDGSVSGAAGLGHTRWSTHGPPSDANAHPHTDEDGRVAVVHNGIIENYQELRDKLAARGHTFESDTDTEVVPHLIEEALEAGADRETAFREAVAQLEGSYAVAAVFQGSETVYAARHESPLVLGVGDDGHYLASDVPAFIEYTDRVIYLDDGEFATIAPDGVTVTDETGTVVETSVQTISWDPEDAAKSGYDHYMKKEIHEQPRAIRQCLRGRVDQLEGAITLEEVAELEPTGTVQFVACGTSYHAARFGARLLRERGVPTQSFLASEYTADAVPVDGGTLVVGVTQSGETADTMRALREANGAGATTLALTNTVGSSAARECDHVCYIRAGPEIGVAATKTFASQQVALALVAGALTGEADPGFLEALRELPDQVQKVLDSSQARDVADAYVDADAYFFIGREYAAPVALEGALKMKEITYKHAEGFAAGELKHGPLALVSAETPVFALLTEGASLEKTLGNVKEVEAREAPVVAITDAPERVGRYADHVLEVPSTHPQLTPVLANIQLQLVSYWVANRLGRSIDKPRNLAKSVTVE from the coding sequence ATGTGTGGGATAATCGGCTATACGGGCGACGACGGCTCGACGCTCGACGTCTTGCTCACCGGCCTCGAGGGGCTCGAGTATCGCGGCTACGACTCGGCGGGCGTCGCGCTCGCGGATAGTTCGATCGCTGTCCACAAACGCGAGGGAGAAGTGAAAGCACTCGAGGAGGCGCTGCCCGACGGCAGCGTCAGCGGTGCGGCCGGCCTCGGCCATACGCGCTGGAGCACCCACGGGCCGCCGTCGGACGCTAATGCTCATCCCCACACCGACGAAGACGGGCGGGTTGCGGTCGTCCACAACGGAATCATCGAGAACTACCAGGAATTGCGTGACAAACTCGCTGCGCGGGGGCACACGTTCGAGAGCGACACGGATACCGAGGTGGTGCCGCACCTGATCGAGGAAGCCCTCGAAGCGGGCGCCGACCGCGAGACCGCGTTTCGAGAGGCGGTAGCGCAGCTAGAAGGCAGTTACGCCGTCGCGGCAGTGTTCCAGGGGAGCGAGACGGTGTATGCAGCGCGTCACGAGTCACCGCTCGTGCTGGGAGTCGGCGACGACGGTCACTATCTGGCCAGCGACGTCCCTGCGTTCATCGAGTACACCGATCGGGTGATCTACCTCGACGACGGCGAGTTCGCGACGATCGCCCCCGACGGCGTCACGGTGACCGACGAGACGGGAACCGTCGTCGAGACGTCGGTGCAGACGATCAGCTGGGATCCCGAGGACGCGGCCAAAAGTGGCTACGACCACTACATGAAAAAGGAGATCCACGAGCAGCCGCGGGCGATCCGCCAGTGTCTGCGCGGTCGCGTCGACCAACTCGAGGGGGCGATTACGCTCGAGGAAGTCGCCGAGCTCGAGCCCACGGGGACGGTGCAGTTCGTCGCTTGCGGGACCTCGTATCACGCTGCGCGCTTCGGCGCTCGCCTGTTGCGCGAGCGGGGCGTCCCGACGCAGTCGTTCCTTGCCAGCGAGTACACTGCCGACGCAGTACCGGTCGACGGGGGGACGCTCGTCGTTGGTGTCACCCAGAGCGGTGAGACGGCAGACACGATGCGCGCGCTTCGAGAAGCGAACGGCGCTGGGGCGACGACACTCGCGCTGACGAATACAGTGGGCAGTTCGGCCGCCCGCGAGTGTGACCACGTCTGCTACATCCGGGCCGGTCCCGAGATCGGCGTCGCGGCGACGAAGACCTTTGCGAGCCAGCAGGTCGCGCTGGCGCTCGTCGCAGGCGCGCTGACTGGTGAGGCCGATCCAGGATTTCTCGAGGCGCTGCGCGAACTGCCGGATCAGGTACAGAAGGTCTTAGATTCCTCGCAGGCGCGTGACGTCGCCGACGCGTACGTCGACGCCGACGCCTACTTCTTCATCGGCCGGGAGTACGCCGCGCCGGTCGCCCTCGAGGGCGCGCTGAAGATGAAGGAAATCACGTACAAGCACGCCGAGGGATTCGCCGCCGGTGAGTTGAAGCATGGGCCGCTAGCGCTGGTGAGCGCGGAGACGCCGGTCTTTGCGCTGTTGACCGAGGGCGCGAGCCTGGAGAAGACGCTGGGCAACGTCAAAGAGGTCGAGGCCCGCGAGGCGCCGGTCGTCGCGATAACCGACGCGCCTGAGCGGGTCGGGCGGTACGCTGATCACGTCCTCGAGGTGCCCTCGACCCATCCGCAGCTAACGCCGGTGCTGGCGAACATTCAGTTGCAGTTGGTCTCCTATTGGGTCGCCAACCGGCTGGGTCGATCGATCGACAAACCGCGGAATCTGGCGAAGAGCGTGACCGTCGAGTGA
- a CDS encoding MFS transporter, with product MRWQYRTTVLVLCLLAFFVTYFARMAISPVIPFIAGDFGVSNTQIGFALSGMWLAYGLSQFPSGVLGDRYGEKPVILVAVGGTAIASLLLAFAPAFPVFVIFAILLGLVAGLHYAVATTLLSRTYDELGRAVGIHSIGGPLAGLVAPVAAAWVGTRYGWRPAVALALGVGIPVFALFAWRVRPTEPRRPGQPMRERFELSALYDLVSRPPIAFTLAIAMLGTFIVQGMLTFLPTFLIDYHSYSATLAGTAFSAFFVVRTVGQFLLGELSDRYGRDLAIGAAMLAGAIGLFGMVVGTGLAAVGVAVLLAGLGSSFFAALDPRFLDQFGDTERGAGFGLVRTVYTVVGSAGSVGMGLFADLLGWATAFLILAGLFSLTFLALVTNWTFDLGY from the coding sequence ATGCGCTGGCAGTATCGGACGACGGTTCTCGTACTCTGTTTGCTCGCCTTTTTCGTGACCTACTTCGCCCGTATGGCGATCAGCCCCGTGATACCGTTCATCGCCGGCGACTTCGGCGTCTCGAACACGCAGATCGGATTCGCCCTGTCGGGGATGTGGCTCGCGTACGGGCTCTCGCAGTTCCCGAGCGGCGTCCTCGGCGACCGCTACGGGGAGAAACCAGTCATTCTCGTTGCCGTCGGCGGGACGGCGATCGCGAGTCTGTTGCTGGCGTTCGCACCGGCGTTCCCTGTGTTCGTCATCTTCGCTATCTTGCTCGGGTTGGTCGCAGGGCTCCACTACGCCGTCGCGACGACGCTGTTATCGCGGACGTACGACGAACTCGGACGCGCGGTGGGAATCCACTCGATCGGCGGCCCGCTCGCGGGACTGGTCGCCCCCGTCGCGGCAGCCTGGGTCGGTACCCGGTACGGCTGGCGGCCAGCGGTTGCGCTTGCCCTCGGCGTGGGAATCCCGGTCTTCGCGCTGTTCGCCTGGCGGGTGCGCCCGACCGAACCGCGACGACCCGGTCAACCGATGCGCGAGCGCTTTGAACTCTCTGCCCTCTATGATCTCGTCTCGAGACCGCCGATCGCCTTTACGCTCGCGATCGCGATGCTCGGGACGTTCATCGTCCAAGGGATGCTCACGTTCCTCCCGACGTTTCTGATCGACTACCACAGCTATTCGGCGACGCTCGCCGGCACGGCCTTTTCGGCGTTTTTCGTCGTGCGGACCGTCGGACAGTTTCTGCTCGGTGAACTCTCGGACCGATACGGACGGGATCTCGCGATCGGCGCAGCGATGCTCGCGGGGGCGATCGGGCTCTTTGGCATGGTGGTCGGGACGGGCCTCGCGGCGGTCGGCGTCGCCGTGCTGTTAGCCGGGCTGGGCTCGAGTTTCTTCGCGGCGCTCGACCCGCGTTTTCTCGATCAGTTTGGGGACACCGAACGGGGTGCCGGCTTCGGTCTCGTCCGCACGGTGTACACCGTCGTCGGCTCCGCTGGCTCGGTCGGGATGGGTCTGTTTGCAGACCTGTTGGGCTGGGCCACGGCATTTCTCATCCTCGCCGGCCTGTTCTCGCTCACGTTCCTCGCGCTCGTCACGAACTGGACGTTCGATCTCGGGTATTGA
- a CDS encoding ROK family protein, with translation MDFIGLVSIGSTNFRYTVATAAGEFLTDVTVEPTRPRQLVAQLCAAIDDLRTTAALDAVSISAPGLIDTDTGSIRKLDTPAGDVIDRLEVRDPLQQRYELPVSLENDCTASAIGEWYFGARDGHDCIVHLTVGTGIGGGVVEQGRPLRGDGAQAGEFGLIPVAPESDLESTGVTGAWEAFCSGRGIPGYVRHRFRTDDSWTGEESESELRRALAAGDDIAAPDVFDAADAGDPFSQACLAEVSRYNAVGIAAICNAFNPGLITLGGGVALNNAEWLLEGIDSYLDEYLFVDRPAIQLTPLGDDIGLYGSLGLVAAQAPSARSTDRSN, from the coding sequence ATGGATTTCATCGGACTCGTCAGTATCGGCAGCACGAATTTTCGCTATACTGTCGCCACGGCGGCCGGCGAGTTTCTGACTGATGTTACCGTCGAGCCGACACGGCCGCGGCAGCTCGTGGCCCAGCTCTGTGCCGCGATCGACGACTTGCGGACCACAGCGGCACTCGACGCGGTCTCGATCTCAGCCCCGGGATTGATCGATACCGACACGGGAAGCATCCGGAAACTCGATACCCCAGCCGGTGACGTCATCGATCGCCTCGAGGTCAGGGATCCGCTCCAACAACGGTACGAGTTGCCGGTCTCCCTCGAGAACGACTGCACCGCGTCAGCGATCGGGGAGTGGTACTTCGGAGCACGGGACGGCCACGACTGCATCGTTCATCTGACCGTTGGAACGGGTATCGGCGGTGGCGTCGTCGAGCAGGGACGACCCCTGCGCGGTGACGGCGCTCAAGCCGGCGAGTTCGGCCTCATCCCCGTAGCTCCTGAAAGCGACCTCGAAAGTACCGGCGTCACCGGTGCGTGGGAAGCGTTTTGCTCCGGGCGTGGCATCCCGGGGTACGTACGGCATCGCTTCCGAACCGACGATTCGTGGACCGGCGAAGAGAGTGAGAGCGAGCTCCGGCGGGCGCTTGCAGCCGGCGATGACATCGCCGCGCCGGACGTCTTCGACGCGGCCGACGCGGGAGATCCGTTTTCCCAGGCGTGTTTGGCGGAGGTAAGCCGGTACAACGCCGTCGGGATCGCGGCGATCTGTAATGCGTTCAACCCCGGGCTCATCACCCTCGGCGGCGGGGTGGCGCTCAACAACGCGGAGTGGCTCCTCGAGGGGATCGATAGCTATCTCGATGAGTACCTCTTCGTCGATCGGCCCGCGATCCAACTCACGCCTCTCGGAGACGATATCGGACTTTACGGATCGCTGGGTCTCGTTGCTGCGCAAGCGCCCTCAGCACGCTCCACCGATCGTTCTAACTAA
- a CDS encoding RNA-guided endonuclease InsQ/TnpB family protein has product MEHSHRYRAYPSDEVAMAAEHHLDVHRQLYNHVRWDYTNSPEDDKPSEYAQNNKLPEWKRKWPVFGELHSKAAQATVARFHCNLSNLRKKKDKGHKVGRLKRQAPSDYRSVTYNQSGFDLDNKRGRDGFAYVRFSKIGWMKIRYHRPLPDHTTIKEVTFKKEITGEWYVTFSLETDDEHVREKPALDTLDASNSVGIDLGILNYIHTSDGKTVDWLDLEEEYERLRREQRKLSRKQHGSQNYEKQRQKVAKVKRKIRRKVLDYQHKLTTWLVTEYDAVFVEDLDVAGMLQGDGNARNKQDVAWRQFITLLEYKGDLHGTHVVQVGARGTTKECAKCGVETAKPVWVREHSCPACGFETDRDANAAMNVLQSGFSELGLGWPESTPVETVTAVDTATFQRVSASHVVETGSPAP; this is encoded by the coding sequence ATGGAACACAGCCACCGTTACCGCGCTTACCCAAGCGACGAGGTAGCGATGGCTGCCGAACATCACCTCGACGTTCATCGCCAACTCTACAATCACGTCCGATGGGACTACACGAACAGTCCAGAAGACGACAAGCCGAGCGAGTACGCGCAAAATAACAAACTCCCTGAGTGGAAACGCAAGTGGCCCGTCTTCGGTGAACTCCACTCGAAAGCCGCGCAAGCCACCGTTGCACGATTCCACTGCAACCTTTCCAACCTTCGTAAGAAGAAAGACAAGGGGCACAAAGTCGGTCGGCTCAAACGGCAAGCACCCAGCGATTACCGAAGTGTCACGTACAACCAGTCAGGCTTCGACCTCGATAACAAGAGGGGCCGAGACGGGTTTGCCTACGTCCGCTTCAGCAAAATCGGCTGGATGAAAATCCGCTATCACCGCCCACTCCCCGACCACACAACTATCAAAGAAGTCACGTTCAAGAAGGAAATAACAGGTGAGTGGTACGTCACGTTCAGTCTCGAAACCGACGACGAACACGTTCGAGAGAAACCTGCACTGGACACTCTCGATGCGAGTAACAGCGTTGGCATCGACCTTGGCATTCTGAACTACATCCACACGTCGGACGGGAAGACCGTGGATTGGCTCGACCTCGAAGAGGAGTACGAGCGACTCCGCCGCGAGCAACGAAAACTCTCGCGGAAGCAACACGGAAGCCAGAACTACGAGAAACAACGTCAGAAAGTCGCCAAGGTGAAGCGAAAGATTCGTCGGAAAGTGCTTGACTACCAGCACAAGTTGACAACGTGGCTCGTCACAGAGTACGACGCCGTATTCGTGGAAGACCTCGACGTAGCTGGAATGCTTCAGGGTGATGGAAACGCTCGGAACAAGCAGGATGTAGCGTGGCGACAATTCATCACCTTGCTCGAATACAAGGGCGATTTGCACGGTACGCACGTCGTTCAAGTCGGGGCACGAGGAACAACAAAGGAGTGTGCGAAGTGCGGTGTGGAGACGGCAAAGCCAGTGTGGGTTCGTGAACACTCGTGTCCAGCGTGTGGATTCGAGACAGATAGGGACGCGAATGCGGCGATGAACGTCTTGCAGAGTGGTTTTTCTGAATTAGGGCTGGGATGGCCCGAATCAACGCCCGTGGAGACTGTGACCGCTGTGGACACCGCTACTTTCCAGCGCGTGTCTGCAAGTCACGTCGTAGAAACGGGAAGCCCCGCCCCTTGA